From the genome of Chiloscyllium punctatum isolate Juve2018m unplaced genomic scaffold, sChiPun1.3 scaffold_700, whole genome shotgun sequence:
TCACACAGCCAGTCGGCGGCTACGACAGGGCAGGGCTGGGGAAGGGGGGAGCGAGGGGTGTATGtctttgggtgggggggggagggaggttagGTCTCCCAGATGTGTGCACCGCCcagactcccccccccacctctgtccGCCTGTCACATTACTGCAGCCCCCCCGTCACATTACTGCAGCCCCCCCGTCACATTACTGCAGCTTCCCCCTGTCACATTACTGCAGCCCCCCCCGTCACATTACTGCAGCCCCCCCGTCACATTACTGCAGCCCCCCCCGTCACATTACTGCAGCCCCCTCCGTCACATTACTGCAGCCCCCCCCGTCACATTACTGCAGCCCCCCCCGTCACATTACTGCAGCCCCCCCCCGTCACATTACTGCAGCCCCCCCCCGTCACATTACTGCAGCCCCCCCCTGTCACATTACTGCAGCCCCCCCCCCGTCACATTACTGCAGCCCCCCGTCACATTACTGCAGCCCCCCCGTCACATTACTGCAGCGTCCCCCGTCACATTACTGCAGCCCCCCCCCGTCACATTACTGCAGCCCCCACCCCCCGTCACATTACTGCAGCCCCCCCGTCACATTACTGCAGCTTCCCCCTGTCACATTACTGCAGCCCCCCCCCGTCACATTACTGCAGCCCCCCCGTCACATTACTGCAGCCCCCCCGTCACATTACTGCAGCCCCCCACCCGTCACATTACTGCAGCCCCCCCCCCCGTCACATTACTGCAGCCCCCCCCGTCACATTACTGCAGCCCCCCCCGTCACATTACTGCAGCCCCCCCGTCACATTACTGCAGCCCCCCTCCGTCACATTACTGCAGCCCCCCCCGTCACATTACTGCAGCCCCCCCCGTCACATTACTGCAGCCCCCCCCCGTCACATTACTGCAGCACCCCCCCGTCACATTACTGCAGCTCCCCCGTCACATTACTGCAGCGTCCCCCCGTCGCATTACTGCAGGCCCCCCCCCCGTCACATTACTGCAGCGTCCCCTCTGTCACATTACTGCAGCCCCCCCCGTCACATTACTGCAGCGTCCCCCCGTCACATTACTGCAGCCCCCCCGTCACATTACTGCAGCCCCCCCGTCACATTACTGCAGCGTCCCCCTGTCACATTACTGCAGCCCCCCCGTCACATTACTGCAGCCCCCCCCCCATCACATTACTGCAGCCCACCCGTCACATTACTGCAGCCCCCCATCACATTACTGCAGCCCCCCCCGTCACATTACTGCAGCCCCCCCCGTCACATTACTGCAGCCCCTCCCCCCTGTCACATTACTGCAGCCCCCCCCCGTCACATTACTGCAGCCCCCCCGTCACATTACTGCAGCCCCCCCCGTCACATTACTGCAGCCCCCCCCCGTCACATTACTGCAGCGTCCCCCCGTCACATTACTGCAGCCCCCCCGTCACATTACTGCAGCCCCCCCGTCACATTACTGCAGCGTCCCCCCGTCACATTACTGCAGCCCCCCCGTCACATTACTGCAGCGTCCCCCCGTCACATTACTGCAGCCCCCCCGTCACATTACTGCAGCGTCCCCCCGTCACATTACTGCAGCCCTCCCTGTCACATTACTGCAGACCCCCCCGTCACATTACTGCAGCCCCCCCCCGTCACATTACTGCAGCCCCCCCGTCACATTACTGCAGCCCCCCCCGTCACATTACTGCAGCGTCCCCCCGTCACATTACTGCAGCCCCCCCCGTCACATTACTGCAGCGTCCCCCCGTCACATTACTGCAGCCCCCCCCGTCACATTACTGCAGCGTCCCCCCGTCACATTACTGCAGCCCCCCCCCGTCACATTACTGCAGACCCCCCCGTCACATTACTGCAGCCCCCCCGTCACATTACTGCAGCCCCCCCCGTCACATTACTGCAGCCCCCCCCGTCACATTACTGCAGCCCCCCCCGTCACATTACTGCAGCGTCCCCCCGTCACATTACTGCAGCCCCCCCGTCACATTACTGCAGCCCCCCCCGTCACATTACTGCAGCCCCCCCCCGTCACATTACTGCAGCCCCCCCCGTCACATTACTGCAGCCCCCCCGTCACATTACTGCAGCCCCCCCCCGTCACATTACTGCAGCCCCCCCCGTCACATTACTGCAGCCCCCCCTCCGTCACATTACTGCAGCCCCCCCGTCACATTACTGCAGCCCCCCCGTCACATTACTGCAGCCCCCCCCGTCACATTACTGCAGCCCCCCCCCGTCACATTACTGCAGCCCCCCCCGTCACATTACTGCAGCCCCCCCCATCACATTACTGCAGCCCCCCCCCGTCACATTACTGCAGCCCCCCCGTCACATTACTGCAGCCCCCCCCATCACATTACTGCAGCCCCCCCCGTCACATTACTGCAGCCCCCCCCATCACATTACTGCAGCCCCCCCGTCACATTACTGCAGCCCCCCCCATCACATTACTGCAGCTCCCCCCGTCACATTACTGCAGCTCCCACCCGTCACATTACTGCAGCCCCCCCCCCCGTCACATTACTGCAGCCCCCCCCCCGTCACATTACTGCAGCCCCCCCCCGTCACATTACTGCAGCGTCCCCCGTCACATTACTGCAGACCCCCCCCCGTCACATTACTGCAGCCCCCCCCGTCACATTACTGCAGCGTCCCCCTCCCTGTTGAGCGACCCCCCTTTTTTCTTGACACATTGAGGTGACTGAGCCCGGTGCAGCCGTCctgatctcctctgcacctcccaCCGACAGTGCCCCCCCCAATCTCCCGCCCCCCCCAatctccacccccccctccccaccttcccTTCAGCCTCACACCCCTGTCCCTGCTCCGGCAATTGGGTAACCCCTGCCCCAGTGCTGCAGCGTCACAACGTTCCAGCCCGTCCTGAGTTGCAACGCAGCaacctccccgcccccccccccccaaagatgCCGAGCTCCCTGTGTTGCAGGGATAGCACGGCCCTTGGTGAATGCACGTCCCTCCTGAACGTGGTCTGAAGTcagtctgaatgtgtgtgtgtgagagacagatacagagagagagagagagagagagctcaggcCTGTTCCTGGGTGTCCAACCGACACAAAGACAGCGACTGATCCTAATGACGCAGCGTGAATCTCAGTGAAGTGCTTTTTTTAACAAGAATTATTGTATCTTTGTAAAATAAAAACGTCACACACCCCTCCAGCGCTGGTCCAGCCAACTCCTTTTCGGTTTCCTTCTTCAGAGAGGGGCTGaaggcctcctgtccctgtgtaacaggctggaggaggaggggctgaatggcctcctgttgctgtgtaacgggctggaggaggaggggctgaatggcctcctgttgctgtgtaacaggctggaggaggagggctgaatggcctcctgttgctgtataacaggctggaggaggagggggctgaatggcctcctgttgctgtataacaggcaggaggaggagggggtctgaatggcctcctgttgctgtataacaggctggaggaggagggggctgaatggtctcctgttcctgtgtaacaggctggaggaggaggggctgaatggcctcctgttgctgtataacaggctggaggaggagggggctgaatggcctcctgttctgtgtaacaggctggaggaggaggagggggctgTGAATAGCCTCCAGTTCCACCCTGTCCCCCTTGATGGAGGGATGGGTTTCCGACCTGAGGGTCAGACAAGAGGGGGGCAGGTCTTGGGAACGAGAGCAGCGGTATcgaagcccctcaaacctgtcccaCCCCCTCAATGGCGGCCCCAGACACCGCtcccttcgaggggggagcggggGAGTTCAGAGTTGGGTTTGATCCCTCCCGAAAGCCAGCGACTGGAGGATGGGGATCAGCGTGATGGGTGTTGGCCGCACTGGTCCAGGCTTGACAGACCGAAGGGCACATCTGTCCCCTCCCCCGTTTccctctcccgccccccctccccctccacccccccccccttgccAGGAGATGTTCACCATTATACGGAATTGTAGGACGGTGCAAATGAAGCGAGGTCGGGAAtgtcgaggaacagagggagctcAGTCCCTCCGGGTCTCTGGGAGTGAACGACATGGCAGCGAACAAGGCTTTCGGCCTTCAttagctggaaatgtgttgctgggaaatcGCAGCAGGAAAAGCCCAGCAACTCTCATTGTCAGCTCTGACCTGCAGCCCTCACCCTCTCCTTTTGGCCTTTGGTTAGTCGGGCGTCGGGAAGGCActgctttgattagattcccgacggggtgaaaacaggcccttcagcccaacaagtccacaccaactctcccaaGGGCTCACCCACCCGGACCATTCCCCGAagtttaccccttcatctaacacgacggggacaatttagcatgggccaacccaccctaacctgtacatccctgggcactacggggacaatttagcacgggccaatccaccctaacctgcacatccctgggcactacggggacaatttagcacgggccaatccaccctatcctgcacatccctgggcactacggggacaatttagcatgggccaatccaccctaacctgcacatccctgggcactacagggacaatttagcacgggccaatccacctaacccgcacatcccagggcactatggggacaatttagcacgggccaatccaccctaacctgcacatccctgggcactacggggacaatttagcacgggccaatccaccctaacctgcacatccctgggcactacggggacaatttagcacgggccaatccaccctatcctgcacatccctgggcactacggggacaatttagcatgggccaatccaccctaacctgcacatcctgggcactacagggacaatttagcacgggccaatccaccctaacccgcacatcccagggcactatggggacaatttagcacgggccaatccaccctaacctgcacatccctgggcactacggggacaatttagcacgggccaatccaccctatcctgcacatccctgggcactacggggacaatttagcacgggtcaatccaccctaacctgcacatccctgggcactacggggacaatttagcacgggtcaatccaccctaacctgcacatccctgggcactacggggacaatttagcacgggccaatccaccctaacctgcacatccctggacactacggggacaatttagcacgggccaatccaccctaacctgtacatccctggcactacagggacaatttagcacggccaatccaccctaacctgcacatccctgggcactacggggacaatttagcacgggccaatccaccctaacctgcacatccctgggcactacggggacaatttagcacggtcaatgcaccctaacctgcacatccctgggcactacggggacaatttagcacggcatatccaccctaacctgcacatccctgggcactacggggacaatttagcacgggccaatccaccctaacctgcacatccctgggcactacggggacaatttagcacgggccaatccaccctaacctgcacatccctgggcactacggggacaatttagcacggccaatccaccctaacctgcacatccctgggcactacggggacaatttagcacggccaatccaccctaacctgcacatccctgggcactacggggacaatttagcacggccaatccaccctaacctgcacatccctgggcactacggggacaatttagcacggccaatccaccctaacctgcacatccctgggcactacggggacaatttagcacggtcaatccaccctaacctgcacatccctgggcactacggggacaatttagcacggcatatccaccctaacctgcacatccctgggcactacggggacaatttagcacgggccaatccaccctaacctgcacatccctggcactacggggacaatttagcacggccaatccaccctaacctgcacatccctgggcactacggggacaatttaggacggccaatccaccctaacctgcacatccctgggcactacggggacaatttagcacgggccaatccaccctaacctgcacatccctgggcagtacggggacaatttagcacgggccaatccaccctaacctacacatccctgggcactacggggacaatttagcacgggccaatccaccctaacctgtagtgcccagggatgtacagattagggtggattggccgcagTGCCTTGAGAAGTGTGAGTTGGGTGCACTCGTCAGAGGCTGGGGGTaggagtgggtcagggtgggttactcttctggaGGTCGGCGTGGGCTTGTTTTAGTTGGAGGGCCGGTccccacactgtcgggattccatTGCAGAATTGTagacaggggtggggagggaaacgtaTCGCTGGTGGTGGGGTGAGTTTGTAGTAGgtggatgatgtgatgtatctggaggctgctggggtggaaggtgagggccgTGGTTGGGGTGTTTGGGGGGGGTTCCTGTCCTTGTTCCAACTGGAGGTTGGGGTTCAAGGGTAGAGgtgcggtgggggggggaggtggaggagatgcgcttGGAGGCCATTCCCCAACCCACCGACCTGCGGATATACCACTCCACCCTTCACCACtgacaaacagaccccaccaaccGGGATCAGCTCCTGGTGGGGGGgtaggtggggtggggggcacgtggatgggaagggttcagaggaacgtgggccaaatcctggcaaataagacaagattaatttagaacGTGTGGGTCGGAATGGATGAGATGggccgatgggtctgtttctgtgccgtctGTCCCCCTGGTTCCGAAATGGGACCGGgtaggatatctgggtcagcctgaatgagatggaccgaagggcctttttTTTGGTGCTGCTGCACGTCCCTTCGACTTCGAAATGGGACCGGTGAGGGTAACTGGGTCAGCAGGAATGAgacgggccgaagggtctgcttccatccTGTCTGCCAGGGTGacaagacagcacagaaacagacccttcggtccatctcacCCATTCTGACCCACGTGCTCTAAATTGGTCTTGTCTTATTTGCCAGGATCTGTTCTGACCAGGTTGAAATACAGGGGATATTTGCAGGGggttgacgggctgaatggccttgggCGGGGAGCGGGACTCGAACCCGTGGCAGGCCGCTGCGGGAGATCacgtggggggggcggggtgtgTGCTGGAATAGACGGACAGTCGTCTCCACCAATCGAACGCACAGCGGGGGGGCGGGGCTCCAAAGCTCACGTGGGTCCAGATGTTGATGGACAGGTGGCCACGCCCGAGGCGTCAGGAATACGGCAGGCTGATTGACAGGAGCGTTACCAATGGGAAGTCGGGGGGGGCGGGGACAATCCGGccactggggggtgggggagtgtccgCGCTGATTGTCACGTAATTGCGCGAGCGACTTGAGAACGGTCCGACCAATAAGCTGGAAGGTTGGGATGACCGACAGCGGAGCCAACCAATGGGCCACAGACAGGCCGATGGGAGGGGGCGGGGGAAACGGTCCTCGTGACAAGGGCGGGGCGGGCATCCGCAAACGCTAGCCAATAGAGATCCGAGCCGACGATTGACGGAGGGTGTGAGCCAATAGGGGAGGCCGGCGCGGGTGGGACCTGACGGTTCCGCCCTCTATGGGGTAGGGTGAGGAAAAAGGCGACCAATGGGAAAGGAGCCAGACGGTGTGACGGACGGGCGGAGGGTCCAATAGCGacggggtgagggtgagaggcggGCCAATGGGAGGCCCGGAGGGTTTAGATTGACAGGAGAAGGGGGCGGGTCCCCGTGTGGAGGGAGGAAGCGCGATGGCGGCGGCGGTGACCCGGCTCCTGGCGGCGGCGATGGTTCTGGCGGCGGGCCCTGAGCCCGGGGAGAGGGTCAGACCAGGTCCCGGTGCTGGCCTGGTCCACCCAGGGGTTAgttagggctgaatggcctcctgtgtaCAACATTGAGGGGGTTAgttgggggctgaatggcctcctgtgtaCAGCATTGAGGGGGGTTagttaggggctgaatggcctcctgtgtaCAGCATTGAGGGGGGTTagttaggggctgaatggcctccagtgTACAGCATTGAGGGGGTTagttaggggctgaatggcctgtgtaCAGCATTGAGGGGGTTagttaggggctgaatggcctgtgtaCAGCATTGGGGGGTTagttaggggctgaatggcctcctgggtACAGCATTGAGGGGGGTTagttaggggctgaatggcctcctgggtACAGCATTGAGGGGGTGAGTTGGGGCTGAACCTCCCCTGGAGGAGGTGACGGTGAGTGAGTGGTCTGTGCTGGgtctaaccccccctcccccacccccaccccctcccccacccccaccccctcccccaacccctccccctccatgtctctgtgtgttcacAGCTCCCTCTGGGCCCCGGATGATGCTCCCACCGTGGGCCGGATCCTCTCAGCTGACCAACTCTCCACGTACCTGAACCCCGCCCTGGAACGGGGACCCAAGACAGTGCTGCTCTTCCTGCAGGAGAAGGTACACCCTGAGACGTGGACGAACCCTTCCTTCTAGCCCGTCCTAGACCCTTGACTCCacaaaccccccccaccccccccccacggGCTCGGTGCTGACCGTCCCAGGGCTGGCCGGCTGACTTGggtatatctctctctccctctttctctgtctgtccgcAGCTCAGTGTCGAAGATTTCACCGTGTACGGAGCAGCCTATGGGAACAAACAGGAAAACGCTTTCCCCAACTTACAGGTACACGACGTTCACctccacactgtcactgggttgtgtgctgtgtaacactggggtacagtactggtgggggacaggtctgtccctgtataacactgggttacaatactggtggggacaggtctgtccctgtataacactggggtacagtactggtggggacgggtctgtccctgtataacactgtggtacagtactggtggggggacaggtctgtccctgtataacactgtggtacagtactggtgggg
Proteins encoded in this window:
- the LOC140473738 gene encoding uncharacterized protein, producing the protein MRKAVMDFIQEEMWVLKARAEARHRQYQQACARSSGRLPPVTLLQPPITLLQPPPSHYCSPPRHITAAPPPCHITAAPPRHITAAPPSHYCSPPRHITAAPPRHITAASPRHITAAPPSHYCSPPVTLLQRPPVTLLQPPRHITAASPRHITAAPPSHYCSVPPSHYCSPPPSHYCSVPPSHYCSPPRHITAASPRHITAAPPVTLLQRPPVTLLQPPPVTLLQTPPSHYCSPPVTLLQPPPSHYCSPPRHITAAPPVTLLQRPPVTLLQPPRHITAAPPVTLLQPPPVTLLQPPPSHYCSPPVTLLQPPPVTLLQPPPSHYCSPPSVTLLQPPRHITAAPPSHYCSPPRHITAAPPRHITAAPPVTLLQPPPSHYCSPPPSHYCSPPVTLLQPPPSHYCSPPRHITAAPPITLLQPPRHITAAPPITLLQLPPSHYCSSHPSHYCSPPPRSVLTRLKYRGYLQGVDGLNGLGRGAGLEPVAGRCGRSRGGGGVCAGIDGQSSPPIERTAGGRGSKAHVGPDVDGQVATPEASGIRQAD